The Spirochaetota bacterium sequence GTGTCGTTCCTCGCTTGACATTCGCGCGCAGCCGTTCACACTGGAAGCGTTGCCTTTCCGGGCGCGGCAAAGATTGGAGTCGGGGTTCGATACAACCATGTATAGACGACGAAACAGGGAGGAGCAAACCGGGGGTGGGCGCATCGTGCTAAACGACGCGATCCTCGCCTCCCTTGAGGAGGACCGGCCATGATCATTGCGACCTTCAACGCAAACTCGATACGCGCGCGCATGCCCATCATAATCGACTGGCTCGCGGAGCAGGCCCCCGACGTGCTGTGCGTCCAGGAGACCAAGGTAAGGGACGAGGAGTTTCCGATACAGGCGTTCACGGACGCAGGGTACACTGCCATCTATAAAGGGGAAAAGTCCTACAACGGCGTCGCCATACTTTCGCGCCTTCCCGCCGAGCGCGTTTTTTACGGCTTCGACGGCGAAGGGGCCGACGAGGGCACACGGCTTATCGGCGCCTGGATATCCGGCATCCCCGTGGTGAACACCTACGTGCCGCAGGGGACCGATCCGCTCTCGCCGAAGTTCAAATACAAGCTCGGCTGGCTGGCCCGGCTGCGCGATTTTTTTTCCGCGCGGTTTTCCCCGGGGGCGCCGCTCGTCTGGGTGGGCGATATCAATATCGCCCCAGAGCGGAAAGACGTGTTCGATTCCGATGCGCTTTACGGCAAGGTCGGGTTCCACCCCGAAGAGCACAAGGCCCTGAGGGCTATCACGGAATGGGGCTTCGAAGACATCTACCGTAAATTTCACCAGGAGGCGGGCCGGTACTCGTTCTGGGACTACCGCCTGCGCGACGCGGTGAAGAAGGGATTGGGCTGGAGGCTGGACCATATCCGGGCTACCGGCGCACTCGCCGCGCGCGCGACGGACGCGTGGATCGATATGGAGCCGCGCCTCCGCGAACGCCCTTCCGACCATACCTTCGTATGCGCGAAGTTCGACCTGTAACCGGCGCCATGAATGCCGCACGGACGTTCCCGGTCCGGGGAACCCGGAACCCGGAACCCGGTCGGACGCCGGCGCTCCGCCGACGAATTCATCAACCGGAGGGCATGAAATGATGACCGAAGAATCCATCGCGCGTGCCGCCCGCCTCGTCTACATATCCATGCCGTTCGGGAAGCTCGACGCCCATATGCGCGCGCTCGTGAAGGAGCACCGCCTCAACCTCGAGATAGGCATCAGTCATCACGCTCTCGACGCGCATGCGCCCGGCGAATTTCGCGCCGTCGCCGCTGAGATCGCAGACGCGGGGATTTCAACGACCGTCCACGCCCCGTTCCAGGAGTTGTTTCCCGGCGCCCCCGACAGGC is a genomic window containing:
- the xth gene encoding exodeoxyribonuclease III; the protein is MIIATFNANSIRARMPIIIDWLAEQAPDVLCVQETKVRDEEFPIQAFTDAGYTAIYKGEKSYNGVAILSRLPAERVFYGFDGEGADEGTRLIGAWISGIPVVNTYVPQGTDPLSPKFKYKLGWLARLRDFFSARFSPGAPLVWVGDINIAPERKDVFDSDALYGKVGFHPEEHKALRAITEWGFEDIYRKFHQEAGRYSFWDYRLRDAVKKGLGWRLDHIRATGALAARATDAWIDMEPRLRERPSDHTFVCAKFDL